A single genomic interval of Mauremys reevesii isolate NIE-2019 linkage group 24, ASM1616193v1, whole genome shotgun sequence harbors:
- the ADAM15 gene encoding disintegrin and metalloproteinase domain-containing protein 15 isoform X4 has protein sequence MGLRLLLGLLWALGSGSGLPGPRHESGPHGAGWGARRAGGSSRRQREDLGHYWHVTPRILQGNRTLSMAETDLEGFPARLQVALDLEGAQLVLELEQNREVAPGARALLYYLPNGTRVTQAADSQGNCCYRGHVREYPGSWASVCTCSGLSGVLVASENRSYGLEPDPQGPRGRHLAYRPRDMRLGQRECGLGPPNHTQPLLDPEPRRGKREAAPEQPFVELVMVVDHAEFKNYPNMERIQTRMLEIANQVDTFYRPLGVRVALLAVEVWNQGDPIAVGPSARATLERFLQWRQKELLPRLPHDNAQLLTGAPLEGVAVGMASQASMCSAARSGGVSVDHSVSVLVVASTVAHQLGHNLGMNHDGAGRQCDCVGPYQERSCIMAPPTGLMPGLSFSSCSRQDVEQSLRRGQGWCLFNVPEPESLVVRPRCGNWLVEKDETCDCGLREECTDPCCNASSCRLVPGAECATGDTCCQDCKLRGAGSVCREPRGECDLPEFCDGLSPRCPPNTYLQDGQPCAGGQAHCYGGACTTYQGQCQELWGPGSGPVSDVCMASLNARGDEHGHCGQRPDGTYIPCAQRDAGCGRLQCQGGSAQGTLEDGVAPGCRAIPLPLGEDVSNLAMVLPGTACGLGKVCSGGRCQDVSELGVQECGSKCHGHGVCNNNGHCHCEAGWAAPACNSRGAGGSVDSGPGGLEQGGSSLPTTLLIPAALLLALALGLWYTKRTGLHQRLCQLGKGTSCQYSAKPGTQVQLLSAGVSAEPNGISQLEPRGSNEPHPGHPQPLQWPQSTELQMMPISKALLRDRPPPPTRPLPADPVLKGAQPPGPAKLPLPRRLLPSDPAGPLGAGPELCLVRSDGPHVMVLPSRPAPPPPTGHLQYT, from the exons GCGGCAGCTCCAGGCGGCAGCGCGAGGACCTGGGACATTATTGGCACGTGACGCCCCGGATCCTGCAGGGCAACCGGACACTCAGCATGGCCGAGACAGACCTG GAGGGCTTCCCGGCCCGGCTACAGGTGGCCCTGGATCTGGAGGGGGCACAGCTTGTGCTGGAGTTAGAGCAAAACCG GGAGGTGGCTCCGGGTGCCCGGGCGCTGCTCTATTACCTGCCCAACGGCACGCGGGTGACGCAGGCCGCCGACTCGCAG GGAAACTGCTGCTACCGGGGCCACGTCCGGGAGTATCCAGGCTCCTGGGCCAGCGTCTGCACCTGCTCCGGACTCAG CGGCGTCCTCGTGGCCTCGGAGAACAGGAGCTACGGCCTGGAGCCGGACCCCCAAGGGCCCCGTGGGAGGCACCTGGCCTACCGGCCCCGGGACATGCGGCTGGGACAGAGGGAGTGTGGGCTGGGCCCCCCCAACCACACGCAGCCACTGCTGGACCCGGAACCACGCAGg GGGAAGCGGGAGGCAGCCCCAGAGCAGCCCTTCGTGGAGCTGGTGATGGTGGTGGACCATGCAGAG TTCAAGAATTACCCCAACATGGAACGGATCCAGACCCGGATGCTGGAGATCGCCAACCAGGTGGACACG TTCTATCGGCCCCTGGGCGTCCGCGTGGCGCTGCTGGCGGTGGAAGTGTGGAACCAAGGGGACCCCATCGCCGTGGGGCCCAGTGCCCGGGCCACGCTGGAGCGCTTCCTGCAATGGAGGCAGAAGGAGCTGCTGCCCCGGCTCCCGCATGACAACGCCCAGCTGCTCAC GGGGGCCCCGCTGGAGGGGGTGGCGGTGGGGATGGCGTCCCAGGCCTCCATGTGCTCGGCTGCGCGATCGGGCGGGGTCAGCGTG GATCACTCGGTCAGCGTCCTGGTCGTGGCCTCCACCGTGGCTCACCAGCTGGGCCACAACCTGGGCATGAACCACGACGGTGCCGGGCGCCAGTGTGACTGCGTCGGCCCCTACCAGGAGCGGAGCTGCATCATGGCGCCACCCACAGG GCTGATGCCCGGTCTGAGCTTCAGCAGCTGCAGCCGGCAGGACGTGGAGCAGAGCCTGCGCCGGGGCCAGGGCTGGTGCCTCTTCAATGTGCCCGAGCCCGAGAGCTTGGTCGTGCGCCCGCGCTGCGGGAACTGGCTGGTGGAGAAGGACGAGACGTGTGACTGCGGCCTCCGGGAG gaGTGCACTGACCCCTGCTGCAACGCCAGCAGCTGCCGGCTGGTCCCTGGAGCTGAGTGTGCCACGGGGGATACCTGCTGTCAGGACTGCAAG CTGCGAGGGGCCGGCTCCGTGTGCCGGGAGCCCCGTGGTGAGTGCGACCTCCCCGAGTTCTGCGACGGGCTGTCCCCACGCTGCCCTCCCAACACATACCTGCAGGACGGGCAACCCTGTGCCGGGGGCCAGGCCCACTGCTACGGGGGGGCCTGCACCACCTACCAGGGCCAGTgccaggagctgtggggcccag GTTCGGGGCCTGTCTCCGACGTCTGCATGGCATCCCTGAATGCCAGAGGGGATGAGCATGGGCACTGCGGGCAGCGCCCTGATGGCACCTACATCCCCTGTGCCCAGCG GGATGCTGGCTGCGGGAGGCTGCAGTGCCAGGGGGGCAGTGCCCAGGGCACACTGGAGGATGGGGTGGCACCTGGCTGCCGCGCTatccccctgcccctgggcgAGGATGTGAGCAACCTGGCCATGGTGCTGCCGGGCACGGCCTGTGGCCTCGGGAAG GTGTGCAGTGGTGGCCGGTGCCAGGACGTCTccgagctgggggtgcaggagtgtgGGAGTAAATGCCACGGGCACGGG gtctGCAACAACAACGGGCACTGCCACTGTGAGGCGGGCTGGGCCGCCCCCGCCTGCAACAGccggggggccgggggcagcgtggACAGTGGCCCCGGGGGCCTGGAGcaag GGGGCAGCTCgctccccaccaccctgctgATCCCGGCCGCGCTGCTCCTGGCCCTCGCTCTGGGGCTTTGGTACACCAAGCGCACCGGCCTGCACCAGCGCCTCTGCCAGCTCGGCAAGGGCACCAGCTGCCAGTACAG CGCCAAGCCAGGCACCCAGGTGCAATTGCTCAGCGCAGGAGTCTCGGCCGAGCCGAACGG GATCTCTCAGCTGGAGCCGCGAGGCTCCAACGAGCCCCACCCTgggcacccgcagcccctgcaGTGGCCCCAGAGCACCGAGCTGCAGATGATGCCCATCAGTAAG GCCTTGCTGCGGGACAGGCCGCCCCCCCCCACGCGCCCGCTGCCTGCAGACCCTGTGCTGAAAGGCGCTCAG cctccaggccctgccaagctgcccctgcccaggaggCTGCTGCCCTCGGATCCCGCCGGGCCCCTCGGCGCCGGGCCCGAGCTGTGCTTGGTGCGCTCCGACGGCCCCCACGTCATGGTGCTCCCCTCCAG gccagctcccccgccccccactgg
- the ADAM15 gene encoding disintegrin and metalloproteinase domain-containing protein 15 isoform X6, producing MGLRLLLGLLWALGSGSGLPGPRHESGPHGAGWGARRAGGSSRRQREDLGHYWHVTPRILQGNRTLSMAETDLEGFPARLQVALDLEGAQLVLELEQNREVAPGARALLYYLPNGTRVTQAADSQGNCCYRGHVREYPGSWASVCTCSGLSGVLVASENRSYGLEPDPQGPRGRHLAYRPRDMRLGQRECGLGPPNHTQPLLDPEPRRGKREAAPEQPFVELVMVVDHAEFKNYPNMERIQTRMLEIANQVDTFYRPLGVRVALLAVEVWNQGDPIAVGPSARATLERFLQWRQKELLPRLPHDNAQLLTGAPLEGVAVGMASQASMCSAARSGGVSVDHSVSVLVVASTVAHQLGHNLGMNHDGAGRQCDCVGPYQERSCIMAPPTGLMPGLSFSSCSRQDVEQSLRRGQGWCLFNVPEPESLVVRPRCGNWLVEKDETCDCGLREECTDPCCNASSCRLVPGAECATGDTCCQDCKLRGAGSVCREPRGECDLPEFCDGLSPRCPPNTYLQDGQPCAGGQAHCYGGACTTYQGQCQELWGPGSGPVSDVCMASLNARGDEHGHCGQRPDGTYIPCAQRDAGCGRLQCQGGSAQGTLEDGVAPGCRAIPLPLGEDVSNLAMVLPGTACGLGKVCSGGRCQDVSELGVQECGSKCHGHGVCNNNGHCHCEAGWAAPACNSRGAGGSVDSGPGGLEQGGSSLPTTLLIPAALLLALALGLWYTKRTGLHQRLCQLGKGTSCQYSAKPGTQVQLLSAGVSAEPNGISQLEPRGSNEPHPGHPQPLQWPQSTELQMMPISKPPGPAKLPLPRRLLPSDPAGPLGAGPELCLVRSDGPHVMVLPSRPAPPPPTGHLQYT from the exons GCGGCAGCTCCAGGCGGCAGCGCGAGGACCTGGGACATTATTGGCACGTGACGCCCCGGATCCTGCAGGGCAACCGGACACTCAGCATGGCCGAGACAGACCTG GAGGGCTTCCCGGCCCGGCTACAGGTGGCCCTGGATCTGGAGGGGGCACAGCTTGTGCTGGAGTTAGAGCAAAACCG GGAGGTGGCTCCGGGTGCCCGGGCGCTGCTCTATTACCTGCCCAACGGCACGCGGGTGACGCAGGCCGCCGACTCGCAG GGAAACTGCTGCTACCGGGGCCACGTCCGGGAGTATCCAGGCTCCTGGGCCAGCGTCTGCACCTGCTCCGGACTCAG CGGCGTCCTCGTGGCCTCGGAGAACAGGAGCTACGGCCTGGAGCCGGACCCCCAAGGGCCCCGTGGGAGGCACCTGGCCTACCGGCCCCGGGACATGCGGCTGGGACAGAGGGAGTGTGGGCTGGGCCCCCCCAACCACACGCAGCCACTGCTGGACCCGGAACCACGCAGg GGGAAGCGGGAGGCAGCCCCAGAGCAGCCCTTCGTGGAGCTGGTGATGGTGGTGGACCATGCAGAG TTCAAGAATTACCCCAACATGGAACGGATCCAGACCCGGATGCTGGAGATCGCCAACCAGGTGGACACG TTCTATCGGCCCCTGGGCGTCCGCGTGGCGCTGCTGGCGGTGGAAGTGTGGAACCAAGGGGACCCCATCGCCGTGGGGCCCAGTGCCCGGGCCACGCTGGAGCGCTTCCTGCAATGGAGGCAGAAGGAGCTGCTGCCCCGGCTCCCGCATGACAACGCCCAGCTGCTCAC GGGGGCCCCGCTGGAGGGGGTGGCGGTGGGGATGGCGTCCCAGGCCTCCATGTGCTCGGCTGCGCGATCGGGCGGGGTCAGCGTG GATCACTCGGTCAGCGTCCTGGTCGTGGCCTCCACCGTGGCTCACCAGCTGGGCCACAACCTGGGCATGAACCACGACGGTGCCGGGCGCCAGTGTGACTGCGTCGGCCCCTACCAGGAGCGGAGCTGCATCATGGCGCCACCCACAGG GCTGATGCCCGGTCTGAGCTTCAGCAGCTGCAGCCGGCAGGACGTGGAGCAGAGCCTGCGCCGGGGCCAGGGCTGGTGCCTCTTCAATGTGCCCGAGCCCGAGAGCTTGGTCGTGCGCCCGCGCTGCGGGAACTGGCTGGTGGAGAAGGACGAGACGTGTGACTGCGGCCTCCGGGAG gaGTGCACTGACCCCTGCTGCAACGCCAGCAGCTGCCGGCTGGTCCCTGGAGCTGAGTGTGCCACGGGGGATACCTGCTGTCAGGACTGCAAG CTGCGAGGGGCCGGCTCCGTGTGCCGGGAGCCCCGTGGTGAGTGCGACCTCCCCGAGTTCTGCGACGGGCTGTCCCCACGCTGCCCTCCCAACACATACCTGCAGGACGGGCAACCCTGTGCCGGGGGCCAGGCCCACTGCTACGGGGGGGCCTGCACCACCTACCAGGGCCAGTgccaggagctgtggggcccag GTTCGGGGCCTGTCTCCGACGTCTGCATGGCATCCCTGAATGCCAGAGGGGATGAGCATGGGCACTGCGGGCAGCGCCCTGATGGCACCTACATCCCCTGTGCCCAGCG GGATGCTGGCTGCGGGAGGCTGCAGTGCCAGGGGGGCAGTGCCCAGGGCACACTGGAGGATGGGGTGGCACCTGGCTGCCGCGCTatccccctgcccctgggcgAGGATGTGAGCAACCTGGCCATGGTGCTGCCGGGCACGGCCTGTGGCCTCGGGAAG GTGTGCAGTGGTGGCCGGTGCCAGGACGTCTccgagctgggggtgcaggagtgtgGGAGTAAATGCCACGGGCACGGG gtctGCAACAACAACGGGCACTGCCACTGTGAGGCGGGCTGGGCCGCCCCCGCCTGCAACAGccggggggccgggggcagcgtggACAGTGGCCCCGGGGGCCTGGAGcaag GGGGCAGCTCgctccccaccaccctgctgATCCCGGCCGCGCTGCTCCTGGCCCTCGCTCTGGGGCTTTGGTACACCAAGCGCACCGGCCTGCACCAGCGCCTCTGCCAGCTCGGCAAGGGCACCAGCTGCCAGTACAG CGCCAAGCCAGGCACCCAGGTGCAATTGCTCAGCGCAGGAGTCTCGGCCGAGCCGAACGG GATCTCTCAGCTGGAGCCGCGAGGCTCCAACGAGCCCCACCCTgggcacccgcagcccctgcaGTGGCCCCAGAGCACCGAGCTGCAGATGATGCCCATCAGTAAG cctccaggccctgccaagctgcccctgcccaggaggCTGCTGCCCTCGGATCCCGCCGGGCCCCTCGGCGCCGGGCCCGAGCTGTGCTTGGTGCGCTCCGACGGCCCCCACGTCATGGTGCTCCCCTCCAG gccagctcccccgccccccactgg
- the ADAM15 gene encoding disintegrin and metalloproteinase domain-containing protein 15 isoform X2 encodes MGLRLLLGLLWALGSGSGLPGPRHESGPHGAGWGARRAGGSSRRQREDLGHYWHVTPRILQGNRTLSMAETDLEGFPARLQVALDLEGAQLVLELEQNREVAPGARALLYYLPNGTRVTQAADSQGNCCYRGHVREYPGSWASVCTCSGLSGVLVASENRSYGLEPDPQGPRGRHLAYRPRDMRLGQRECGLGPPNHTQPLLDPEPRRGKREAAPEQPFVELVMVVDHAEFKNYPNMERIQTRMLEIANQVDTFYRPLGVRVALLAVEVWNQGDPIAVGPSARATLERFLQWRQKELLPRLPHDNAQLLTGAPLEGVAVGMASQASMCSAARSGGVSVDHSVSVLVVASTVAHQLGHNLGMNHDGAGRQCDCVGPYQERSCIMAPPTGLMPGLSFSSCSRQDVEQSLRRGQGWCLFNVPEPESLVVRPRCGNWLVEKDETCDCGLREECTDPCCNASSCRLVPGAECATGDTCCQDCKLRGAGSVCREPRGECDLPEFCDGLSPRCPPNTYLQDGQPCAGGQAHCYGGACTTYQGQCQELWGPGSGPVSDVCMASLNARGDEHGHCGQRPDGTYIPCAQRDAGCGRLQCQGGSAQGTLEDGVAPGCRAIPLPLGEDVSNLAMVLPGTACGLGKVCSGGRCQDVSELGVQECGSKCHGHGVCNNNGHCHCEAGWAAPACNSRGAGGSVDSGPGGLEQGGSSLPTTLLIPAALLLALALGLWYTKRTGLHQRLCQLGKGTSCQYRISQLEPRGSNEPHPGHPQPLQWPQSTELQMMPISKPIPHGWARPDPPSKPLPPDPVPKESQALLRDRPPPPTRPLPADPVLKGAQPPGPAKLPLPRRLLPSDPAGPLGAGPELCLVRSDGPHVMVLPSRPAPPPPTGHLQYT; translated from the exons GCGGCAGCTCCAGGCGGCAGCGCGAGGACCTGGGACATTATTGGCACGTGACGCCCCGGATCCTGCAGGGCAACCGGACACTCAGCATGGCCGAGACAGACCTG GAGGGCTTCCCGGCCCGGCTACAGGTGGCCCTGGATCTGGAGGGGGCACAGCTTGTGCTGGAGTTAGAGCAAAACCG GGAGGTGGCTCCGGGTGCCCGGGCGCTGCTCTATTACCTGCCCAACGGCACGCGGGTGACGCAGGCCGCCGACTCGCAG GGAAACTGCTGCTACCGGGGCCACGTCCGGGAGTATCCAGGCTCCTGGGCCAGCGTCTGCACCTGCTCCGGACTCAG CGGCGTCCTCGTGGCCTCGGAGAACAGGAGCTACGGCCTGGAGCCGGACCCCCAAGGGCCCCGTGGGAGGCACCTGGCCTACCGGCCCCGGGACATGCGGCTGGGACAGAGGGAGTGTGGGCTGGGCCCCCCCAACCACACGCAGCCACTGCTGGACCCGGAACCACGCAGg GGGAAGCGGGAGGCAGCCCCAGAGCAGCCCTTCGTGGAGCTGGTGATGGTGGTGGACCATGCAGAG TTCAAGAATTACCCCAACATGGAACGGATCCAGACCCGGATGCTGGAGATCGCCAACCAGGTGGACACG TTCTATCGGCCCCTGGGCGTCCGCGTGGCGCTGCTGGCGGTGGAAGTGTGGAACCAAGGGGACCCCATCGCCGTGGGGCCCAGTGCCCGGGCCACGCTGGAGCGCTTCCTGCAATGGAGGCAGAAGGAGCTGCTGCCCCGGCTCCCGCATGACAACGCCCAGCTGCTCAC GGGGGCCCCGCTGGAGGGGGTGGCGGTGGGGATGGCGTCCCAGGCCTCCATGTGCTCGGCTGCGCGATCGGGCGGGGTCAGCGTG GATCACTCGGTCAGCGTCCTGGTCGTGGCCTCCACCGTGGCTCACCAGCTGGGCCACAACCTGGGCATGAACCACGACGGTGCCGGGCGCCAGTGTGACTGCGTCGGCCCCTACCAGGAGCGGAGCTGCATCATGGCGCCACCCACAGG GCTGATGCCCGGTCTGAGCTTCAGCAGCTGCAGCCGGCAGGACGTGGAGCAGAGCCTGCGCCGGGGCCAGGGCTGGTGCCTCTTCAATGTGCCCGAGCCCGAGAGCTTGGTCGTGCGCCCGCGCTGCGGGAACTGGCTGGTGGAGAAGGACGAGACGTGTGACTGCGGCCTCCGGGAG gaGTGCACTGACCCCTGCTGCAACGCCAGCAGCTGCCGGCTGGTCCCTGGAGCTGAGTGTGCCACGGGGGATACCTGCTGTCAGGACTGCAAG CTGCGAGGGGCCGGCTCCGTGTGCCGGGAGCCCCGTGGTGAGTGCGACCTCCCCGAGTTCTGCGACGGGCTGTCCCCACGCTGCCCTCCCAACACATACCTGCAGGACGGGCAACCCTGTGCCGGGGGCCAGGCCCACTGCTACGGGGGGGCCTGCACCACCTACCAGGGCCAGTgccaggagctgtggggcccag GTTCGGGGCCTGTCTCCGACGTCTGCATGGCATCCCTGAATGCCAGAGGGGATGAGCATGGGCACTGCGGGCAGCGCCCTGATGGCACCTACATCCCCTGTGCCCAGCG GGATGCTGGCTGCGGGAGGCTGCAGTGCCAGGGGGGCAGTGCCCAGGGCACACTGGAGGATGGGGTGGCACCTGGCTGCCGCGCTatccccctgcccctgggcgAGGATGTGAGCAACCTGGCCATGGTGCTGCCGGGCACGGCCTGTGGCCTCGGGAAG GTGTGCAGTGGTGGCCGGTGCCAGGACGTCTccgagctgggggtgcaggagtgtgGGAGTAAATGCCACGGGCACGGG gtctGCAACAACAACGGGCACTGCCACTGTGAGGCGGGCTGGGCCGCCCCCGCCTGCAACAGccggggggccgggggcagcgtggACAGTGGCCCCGGGGGCCTGGAGcaag GGGGCAGCTCgctccccaccaccctgctgATCCCGGCCGCGCTGCTCCTGGCCCTCGCTCTGGGGCTTTGGTACACCAAGCGCACCGGCCTGCACCAGCGCCTCTGCCAGCTCGGCAAGGGCACCAGCTGCCAGTACAG GATCTCTCAGCTGGAGCCGCGAGGCTCCAACGAGCCCCACCCTgggcacccgcagcccctgcaGTGGCCCCAGAGCACCGAGCTGCAGATGATGCCCATCAGTAAG CCCATTCCCCACGGCTGGGCCCGGCCCGACCCGCCTTCCAAGCCGCTCCCGCCCGACCCGGTTCCTAAGGAATCCCAG GCCTTGCTGCGGGACAGGCCGCCCCCCCCCACGCGCCCGCTGCCTGCAGACCCTGTGCTGAAAGGCGCTCAG cctccaggccctgccaagctgcccctgcccaggaggCTGCTGCCCTCGGATCCCGCCGGGCCCCTCGGCGCCGGGCCCGAGCTGTGCTTGGTGCGCTCCGACGGCCCCCACGTCATGGTGCTCCCCTCCAG gccagctcccccgccccccactgg
- the ADAM15 gene encoding disintegrin and metalloproteinase domain-containing protein 15 isoform X1, translating into MGLRLLLGLLWALGSGSGLPGPRHESGPHGAGWGARRAGGSSRRQREDLGHYWHVTPRILQGNRTLSMAETDLEGFPARLQVALDLEGAQLVLELEQNREVAPGARALLYYLPNGTRVTQAADSQGNCCYRGHVREYPGSWASVCTCSGLSGVLVASENRSYGLEPDPQGPRGRHLAYRPRDMRLGQRECGLGPPNHTQPLLDPEPRRGKREAAPEQPFVELVMVVDHAEFKNYPNMERIQTRMLEIANQVDTFYRPLGVRVALLAVEVWNQGDPIAVGPSARATLERFLQWRQKELLPRLPHDNAQLLTGAPLEGVAVGMASQASMCSAARSGGVSVDHSVSVLVVASTVAHQLGHNLGMNHDGAGRQCDCVGPYQERSCIMAPPTGLMPGLSFSSCSRQDVEQSLRRGQGWCLFNVPEPESLVVRPRCGNWLVEKDETCDCGLREECTDPCCNASSCRLVPGAECATGDTCCQDCKLRGAGSVCREPRGECDLPEFCDGLSPRCPPNTYLQDGQPCAGGQAHCYGGACTTYQGQCQELWGPGSGPVSDVCMASLNARGDEHGHCGQRPDGTYIPCAQRDAGCGRLQCQGGSAQGTLEDGVAPGCRAIPLPLGEDVSNLAMVLPGTACGLGKVCSGGRCQDVSELGVQECGSKCHGHGVCNNNGHCHCEAGWAAPACNSRGAGGSVDSGPGGLEQGGSSLPTTLLIPAALLLALALGLWYTKRTGLHQRLCQLGKGTSCQYSAKPGTQVQLLSAGVSAEPNGISQLEPRGSNEPHPGHPQPLQWPQSTELQMMPISKPIPHGWARPDPPSKPLPPDPVPKESQALLRDRPPPPTRPLPADPVLKGAQPPGPAKLPLPRRLLPSDPAGPLGAGPELCLVRSDGPHVMVLPSRPAPPPPTGHLQYT; encoded by the exons GCGGCAGCTCCAGGCGGCAGCGCGAGGACCTGGGACATTATTGGCACGTGACGCCCCGGATCCTGCAGGGCAACCGGACACTCAGCATGGCCGAGACAGACCTG GAGGGCTTCCCGGCCCGGCTACAGGTGGCCCTGGATCTGGAGGGGGCACAGCTTGTGCTGGAGTTAGAGCAAAACCG GGAGGTGGCTCCGGGTGCCCGGGCGCTGCTCTATTACCTGCCCAACGGCACGCGGGTGACGCAGGCCGCCGACTCGCAG GGAAACTGCTGCTACCGGGGCCACGTCCGGGAGTATCCAGGCTCCTGGGCCAGCGTCTGCACCTGCTCCGGACTCAG CGGCGTCCTCGTGGCCTCGGAGAACAGGAGCTACGGCCTGGAGCCGGACCCCCAAGGGCCCCGTGGGAGGCACCTGGCCTACCGGCCCCGGGACATGCGGCTGGGACAGAGGGAGTGTGGGCTGGGCCCCCCCAACCACACGCAGCCACTGCTGGACCCGGAACCACGCAGg GGGAAGCGGGAGGCAGCCCCAGAGCAGCCCTTCGTGGAGCTGGTGATGGTGGTGGACCATGCAGAG TTCAAGAATTACCCCAACATGGAACGGATCCAGACCCGGATGCTGGAGATCGCCAACCAGGTGGACACG TTCTATCGGCCCCTGGGCGTCCGCGTGGCGCTGCTGGCGGTGGAAGTGTGGAACCAAGGGGACCCCATCGCCGTGGGGCCCAGTGCCCGGGCCACGCTGGAGCGCTTCCTGCAATGGAGGCAGAAGGAGCTGCTGCCCCGGCTCCCGCATGACAACGCCCAGCTGCTCAC GGGGGCCCCGCTGGAGGGGGTGGCGGTGGGGATGGCGTCCCAGGCCTCCATGTGCTCGGCTGCGCGATCGGGCGGGGTCAGCGTG GATCACTCGGTCAGCGTCCTGGTCGTGGCCTCCACCGTGGCTCACCAGCTGGGCCACAACCTGGGCATGAACCACGACGGTGCCGGGCGCCAGTGTGACTGCGTCGGCCCCTACCAGGAGCGGAGCTGCATCATGGCGCCACCCACAGG GCTGATGCCCGGTCTGAGCTTCAGCAGCTGCAGCCGGCAGGACGTGGAGCAGAGCCTGCGCCGGGGCCAGGGCTGGTGCCTCTTCAATGTGCCCGAGCCCGAGAGCTTGGTCGTGCGCCCGCGCTGCGGGAACTGGCTGGTGGAGAAGGACGAGACGTGTGACTGCGGCCTCCGGGAG gaGTGCACTGACCCCTGCTGCAACGCCAGCAGCTGCCGGCTGGTCCCTGGAGCTGAGTGTGCCACGGGGGATACCTGCTGTCAGGACTGCAAG CTGCGAGGGGCCGGCTCCGTGTGCCGGGAGCCCCGTGGTGAGTGCGACCTCCCCGAGTTCTGCGACGGGCTGTCCCCACGCTGCCCTCCCAACACATACCTGCAGGACGGGCAACCCTGTGCCGGGGGCCAGGCCCACTGCTACGGGGGGGCCTGCACCACCTACCAGGGCCAGTgccaggagctgtggggcccag GTTCGGGGCCTGTCTCCGACGTCTGCATGGCATCCCTGAATGCCAGAGGGGATGAGCATGGGCACTGCGGGCAGCGCCCTGATGGCACCTACATCCCCTGTGCCCAGCG GGATGCTGGCTGCGGGAGGCTGCAGTGCCAGGGGGGCAGTGCCCAGGGCACACTGGAGGATGGGGTGGCACCTGGCTGCCGCGCTatccccctgcccctgggcgAGGATGTGAGCAACCTGGCCATGGTGCTGCCGGGCACGGCCTGTGGCCTCGGGAAG GTGTGCAGTGGTGGCCGGTGCCAGGACGTCTccgagctgggggtgcaggagtgtgGGAGTAAATGCCACGGGCACGGG gtctGCAACAACAACGGGCACTGCCACTGTGAGGCGGGCTGGGCCGCCCCCGCCTGCAACAGccggggggccgggggcagcgtggACAGTGGCCCCGGGGGCCTGGAGcaag GGGGCAGCTCgctccccaccaccctgctgATCCCGGCCGCGCTGCTCCTGGCCCTCGCTCTGGGGCTTTGGTACACCAAGCGCACCGGCCTGCACCAGCGCCTCTGCCAGCTCGGCAAGGGCACCAGCTGCCAGTACAG CGCCAAGCCAGGCACCCAGGTGCAATTGCTCAGCGCAGGAGTCTCGGCCGAGCCGAACGG GATCTCTCAGCTGGAGCCGCGAGGCTCCAACGAGCCCCACCCTgggcacccgcagcccctgcaGTGGCCCCAGAGCACCGAGCTGCAGATGATGCCCATCAGTAAG CCCATTCCCCACGGCTGGGCCCGGCCCGACCCGCCTTCCAAGCCGCTCCCGCCCGACCCGGTTCCTAAGGAATCCCAG GCCTTGCTGCGGGACAGGCCGCCCCCCCCCACGCGCCCGCTGCCTGCAGACCCTGTGCTGAAAGGCGCTCAG cctccaggccctgccaagctgcccctgcccaggaggCTGCTGCCCTCGGATCCCGCCGGGCCCCTCGGCGCCGGGCCCGAGCTGTGCTTGGTGCGCTCCGACGGCCCCCACGTCATGGTGCTCCCCTCCAG gccagctcccccgccccccactgg